One Carassius auratus strain Wakin chromosome 44, ASM336829v1, whole genome shotgun sequence genomic window carries:
- the LOC113062366 gene encoding NADH dehydrogenase [ubiquinone] flavoprotein 1, mitochondrial-like encodes MLSCLGCPVLSRVLTNGASRAPVAVVAAGASRSSVAISTASPPNPMTPVRYNSSTAQQETPKKTKFGPLADQDRIFTNLYGRHDWRLKGALRRGDWYKTKEILDKGVDWILNEVKVSGLRGRGGAGFPTGMKWSFMNKPSDGRPKYLVVNADEGEPGTCKDREIMRNDPHKLIEGCLVAGRAMGARAAYIYIRGEFYNESSNLQVAINEAYAAGLIGRNACGSGYDFDVFVMRGAGAYICGEETALIESIEGKQGKPRLKPPFPADVGVFGCPTTVANVETVAVAPTICRRGGTWFLSFGRERNSGTKLFNISGHVNNPCTVEEEMSIPLKELIERHAGGVRGGWDNLLCVIPGGSSTPLIPRHVCDTVLMDFDALIQAQTGLGTAALIVMDKSTDVIRAIARLIEFYKHESCGQCTPCREGVDWMNKMMWRFVKGDAQSAEIDMIWEISKQIEGHTICALGDGAAWPVQGLIRHFRPLMESRIADFKQKQQAHA; translated from the exons ATGTTGTCCTGTCTCGGTTGTCCCGTTCTGAGCCGGGTTCTCACCAATGGGGCTTCACGTGCCCCGGTTGCTGTGGTTGCAGCTGGTGCATCACGCTCTTCTGTAGCCATCAGCACTGCCTCTCCCCCAAACCCCATGACACCGGTGCGATACAACAGTAGCACAGCTCAACAG GAAACCCCAAAGAAGACCAAATTTGGACCTCTAGCTGACCAGGACAGAATATTCACTAACCTTTATGGACGTCATGACTGGag GCTGAAGGGTGCCCTGAGGAGAGGTGACTGGTACAAGACCAAGGAGATTTTGGATAAAGGAGTGGACTGGATCCTGAATGAAGTTAAGGTCTCAGGGCTGCGTGGCCGAGGAGGTGCTGGATTCCCCACAGGGATGAAGTGGAGCTTCATGAACAAGCCCAGTGATGGCAG GCCTAAATATCTAGTAGTGAATGCTGACGAAGGAGAGCCCGGTACCTGCAAGGACAGAGAGATCATGCGTAATGATCCCCACAAGCTGATTGAGGGCTGTCTGGTGGCTGGCAGGGCCATGGGAGCACGTGCAGCCTACATCTACATCCGAGGAGAGTTCTACAATGAGTCGTCCAATCTGCAG GTGGCCATTAACGAGGCCTATGCAGCAGGGCTGATTGGCAGGAACGCATGCGGCTCAGGATATGACTTTGATGTGTTTGTGATGCGCGGTGCAGGAGCATACATCTGCGGAGAGGAGACGGCCCTCATTGAGTCCATCGAGGGAAAACAGGGAAAACCTCGTCTGAAGCCCCCTTTCCCTGCTGACGTGG GTGTGTTTGGCTGTCCAACAACCGTTGCTAATGTTGAGACCGTAGCTGTGGCACCGACCATCTGCCGTCGCGGTGGCACGTGGTTTCTGAGTTTCGGCCGAGAGAGGAACTCTGGCACGAAGCTCTTCAACATTTCAGGCCATGTCAACAACCCTTGCACGGTGGAAGAAGAGATGTCCATACCTTTGAAAGAGCTGATAGAAAGACATGCAG GAGGTGTCCGGGGTGGTTGGGATAATCTTCTGTGTGTTATTCCTGGTGGCTCTTCCACACCACTAATCCCACGCCACGTGTGCGACACCGTTCTCATGGATTTTGACGCCCTCATTCAGGCCCAGACCGGTCTTGGCACAGCTGCACTTATTGTCATGGATAAATCA ACTGATGTTATTCGAGCTATTGCCCGCTTGATTGAATTCTACAAGCACGAGAGCTGTGGGCAGTGCACTCCATGCAGAGAGG GAGTGGACTGGATGAATAAGATGATGTGGCGCTTTGTGAAAGGCGATGCACAGTCAGCAGAGATTGACATGATCTGGGAGATCAGCAAGCAGATTGAGGGCCACACCATCTGCGCTTTGGGAGATGGAGCTGCATGGCCAGTTCAG GGATTGATCCGTCACTTCCGCCCTTTAATGGAGAGCAGAATCGCAGACTTCAAACAGAAACAGCAGGCACATGCTTGA